CTAAAGCCCTCTCTTTTGGCCTTAGATTATGGTTTATCAGGTGTTCACTTTTAAATCGTAAATCTAATAAAAACAGTTCACTTTTAATTTTTAAATGACAAAAACAAAACTTTACCTTGACAGAAATGGAGTAGATTTATATCCTAATAAACAATAGTATGCTAAGGGAGGTTGGTATGTCTGTGCTCAATTTTTTTCCTTATGTCCTTGAGGGTGATGAAGATGTTGCAAAGGTGGCAAAAAAGCAGCTAAAAATGAAAATTGAAGAGAGAATAAAACAATTGTATGCAACGCCACCTTCAGGAATAGTAGGAATGCTCTATGTAGGGGTAAGGCCCGATCTATTCAAAAAATGGCATGATTTCAAAAAAGTAGAAAATATTATGGATGAATTTGTAGGAGAGAAAAAAGCAGAGCGAGTAATAAATGATTACCTTTGGAAAGGTTAATTAAGTTAAAATTGCATGGATAAGGATATATCCTGTATCGTAGAGAAAATCGAAAAAGCTGAAACAGTTGTTTTTCTCACGGGTGCAGGAATGTCTGCTGATTCCAACATTCCTACTTTTCGAGACAAAGAAGGATATTGGAGAAATTTTCCTGCATTCAAAAGAGCGGGATTAGAGGCACAAACTCTTGCTTCTCCTCAGAGTTTTCGCAGATGCCCCCAATATGCCTGGGCATTTTATGAATGGCGAAGAAGAAATGCACATCAGAATAAACCACATGCGGGATATACTGTAATAAATAAGCTTATAAGAAAACACTTCAAGAAGGCATTCATCCATACTACAAATACCGACGGGTATCATCTTATTTCTGGAACTGAACCTTTATCTGTTTGTGAGGTTCATGGTTCCATGTGGAGATTGCAATGTATGAGAGAAGTAGGATGTAATTATGGAGTGAGAGAAAATCTTGAAGTACCTTTATGTGATTTAGACAAAGAAAAGATGGAGGCAGGCAGACTGCCTATTTGTCCTGTTTGTGGTGATCTCTTAAGGCCAAATATACTTATGTTTGGCGATTGGGATTATATAGAGAATACTTATCAAAAAAGAAATTGGTATAGTTTTTTAGAAGAAGTAAAGGTGCCGGATGTAGTCTTTCTCATCGGTAGTAGTTCTACTATTGCC
The sequence above is drawn from the Deltaproteobacteria bacterium genome and encodes:
- a CDS encoding iron dicitrate transport regulator FecR, which translates into the protein MDKDISCIVEKIEKAETVVFLTGAGMSADSNIPTFRDKEGYWRNFPAFKRAGLEAQTLASPQSFRRCPQYAWAFYEWRRRNAHQNKPHAGYTVINKLIRKHFKKAFIHTTNTDGYHLISGTEPLSVCEVHGSMWRLQCMREVGCNYGVRENLEVPLCDLDKEKMEAGRLPICPVCGDLLRPNILMFGDWDYIENTYQKRNWYSFLEEVKVPDVVFLIGSSSTIATNDSIASRLKQKGSYIITINPQVSSLSVCKPDAFMQMKAKDALLAIYESLQLDNESSEC